One window from the genome of Comamonas sp. lk encodes:
- a CDS encoding PAS domain-containing sensor histidine kinase: MIPLDVSITRQADASLNAPFIRIWQAFLSGRVLLATALVLLQALSTQLQATASPLVWLVCLGYLTLTVVMRWAAARNLPAPTAGLQWLPVIGVDIAAVFLLQILQSSNLNYMALLAIPILIASALGSMLLAMGTAASVTLLLLAMVSWLHASQGSDATQAYYQTAFTCAGYFGMAYLTQDLSRRVRRERAAALHSRLRTQTQEQVNALVISNLSDGVLVVDQSLRVQQANPAALRLLSLLPTHPPSFSLQTQTAWEPLMDAVQLSFAQNSPLTATVHLQATPQQGRTGLHLRTRITEVMAGDAESADSLCVVFLHDLREMEAQLRTEKLASMGRMSAAVAHEIRNPLAAIVQANALLAEDLAGQPGAQQLCNIVNQNAERLNRIAEEILNIARVQQEDALAQTPPLALDRHAAQTCREWQSQASQQHLLELHLAAPKQVVNFDEEHLRRVLVNLLDNAQRHRSHAQQAHSLQIVSGHGVSAFIPATAEQSWLQVWSDGAPLESSVLRHLFEPFFSSQSRSSGLGLYICRELCQRYGATISYQRLPRPTPQGMQEGNAFTVVFSSSAGPASAQSLFDLIVV, translated from the coding sequence ATGATTCCACTGGATGTCTCCATCACACGGCAGGCCGATGCCAGCCTCAATGCGCCCTTCATACGTATCTGGCAAGCCTTTCTGAGCGGCCGCGTGCTGCTGGCCACGGCTCTGGTCCTGCTTCAGGCGCTGAGCACTCAGCTGCAAGCCACGGCCAGCCCCTTGGTCTGGCTGGTGTGCCTGGGCTATCTCACGCTGACCGTGGTAATGCGCTGGGCAGCGGCGCGCAATCTGCCCGCGCCTACGGCCGGCCTGCAGTGGCTGCCCGTCATAGGCGTGGATATTGCAGCGGTTTTCTTGCTGCAGATTCTGCAATCGAGCAACCTCAACTACATGGCGCTGCTCGCCATCCCGATTCTGATTGCATCGGCCCTGGGCAGCATGCTGCTGGCCATGGGCACGGCCGCCAGCGTCACGCTGCTCTTGCTGGCCATGGTTTCATGGCTGCATGCCAGCCAGGGCAGCGATGCCACCCAGGCCTACTACCAGACGGCCTTCACCTGCGCCGGCTATTTCGGCATGGCCTATCTCACGCAGGATCTTTCGCGCCGCGTGCGTCGCGAGCGGGCAGCCGCCCTGCACAGCCGCCTGCGCACACAGACACAAGAGCAGGTCAACGCCCTGGTCATCAGCAACCTGTCTGACGGCGTGCTGGTCGTCGATCAAAGCCTGCGCGTGCAGCAGGCCAATCCGGCTGCGTTGCGGCTGCTGAGCCTGCTGCCCACCCATCCGCCCAGCTTTTCGCTACAGACCCAAACCGCCTGGGAACCGCTGATGGATGCCGTGCAGCTGAGTTTTGCCCAGAACAGCCCTCTCACGGCCACGGTGCATCTGCAGGCTACACCCCAGCAGGGACGCACCGGCCTGCACCTGCGCACACGCATTACCGAAGTGATGGCCGGCGATGCTGAATCCGCTGACTCGCTGTGCGTGGTGTTTCTGCATGATTTGCGGGAGATGGAGGCCCAGCTGCGTACCGAAAAGCTGGCCTCCATGGGCCGCATGTCGGCCGCGGTCGCCCACGAGATTCGCAACCCCCTGGCCGCCATTGTCCAGGCCAATGCCCTGCTGGCAGAAGACCTAGCGGGCCAGCCAGGAGCGCAGCAGCTGTGCAACATCGTCAATCAGAATGCCGAGCGGCTCAACCGCATTGCAGAGGAAATCCTGAATATTGCCCGCGTGCAGCAGGAGGACGCTCTGGCCCAAACCCCGCCGCTGGCGCTGGATCGCCATGCAGCGCAGACTTGCCGCGAATGGCAAAGCCAGGCCTCACAGCAACATCTGCTGGAGCTCCATCTGGCCGCCCCCAAGCAGGTCGTGAACTTTGACGAGGAGCATCTGCGCCGTGTGCTGGTCAATTTGCTGGACAATGCCCAACGCCACCGCAGCCATGCGCAGCAGGCACACAGTCTGCAAATTGTCAGCGGGCATGGTGTCAGCGCCTTCATCCCCGCCACGGCGGAGCAAAGCTGGCTGCAGGTCTGGAGCGATGGCGCACCGCTGGAGAGCAGCGTGCTGCGGCATTTGTTCGAACCGTTCTTCTCTTCCCAGAGCCGCTCCAGCGGACTGGGCCTTTATATCTGCCGTGAGCTGTGCCAGCGCTACGGTGCCACCATCAGCTATCAGCGACTACCCCGGCCCACACCGCAAGGCATGCAGGAAGGCAATGCCTTCACCGTGGTGTTCAGCAGCAGCGCAGGGCCTGCCAGTGCGCAATCCCTGTTCGATTTGATTGTGGTCTAA
- a CDS encoding sigma-54 dependent transcriptional regulator, translated as MTSISTTSASASILVVDDEPDLRTLYELTLLREGYRVETAACVQEAREQLQSRRFDVLISDMRLPDGSGMELLLELREQQRRERCIVITAYGSAENAVEALRAGAFDYLTKPVDLRQFRQVVASAVQGIGAVPPPGAAPAATSTASTGTAAGGDALLALVGSSALMQSVKQRIAKVAKGMAPVLIHGESGTGKELAAQALHACSQRSQGPLIAVNCGAIPENLLEAEFFGARKGSYTGATQDRPGYFQAGQGGTLFLDEIGDLPLAMQAKLLRAIQERKVRPLGSTQEEAVDVRIVSATHRDLAADVQSGRFRQDLYYRLNVIEIALPPLRERREDLPALCRTLLTRLARESQMPEPELDATSLAQIAQLPLPGNVRELENVLHRAIALGDEGPLRIPEQALAAAAAEMAIALEKNGTQPAANGFTPPPPPPGVTTAAPLTSPEPASDDLPDDLQSWLDNQERAILERALQDHGFNRTATAAKLGISLRQIRYRIERLGISLPGDGTRGDSESPDHDRSNP; from the coding sequence GTGACCTCTATTTCCACCACCTCTGCCAGCGCATCGATTCTTGTGGTCGATGACGAACCTGATTTGCGCACTCTGTACGAGCTGACCTTGCTGAGGGAAGGTTACCGTGTGGAAACCGCCGCCTGCGTGCAGGAAGCGCGCGAGCAACTGCAGTCGCGCCGCTTTGATGTGCTGATCTCCGACATGCGCCTGCCTGACGGCAGCGGCATGGAGCTGCTGCTGGAGCTGCGTGAACAGCAGCGTCGCGAACGCTGCATCGTCATCACCGCCTACGGCTCGGCCGAAAACGCGGTGGAAGCGCTGCGCGCCGGTGCATTTGACTACCTGACCAAACCGGTGGATCTGCGCCAGTTTCGCCAGGTCGTGGCCTCGGCCGTGCAAGGCATTGGCGCCGTACCGCCGCCGGGTGCGGCCCCTGCCGCCACAAGCACCGCCAGCACCGGCACGGCCGCTGGCGGCGATGCACTGCTGGCACTGGTAGGTTCCTCGGCACTGATGCAGTCCGTCAAGCAGCGCATTGCCAAGGTGGCCAAGGGCATGGCCCCCGTACTGATTCACGGGGAATCGGGTACCGGCAAGGAACTGGCGGCCCAGGCCTTGCATGCCTGCAGCCAGCGCAGCCAGGGGCCCTTGATTGCCGTGAACTGCGGCGCCATTCCGGAAAACCTACTGGAGGCCGAATTCTTTGGCGCCCGCAAAGGCTCTTATACCGGCGCCACCCAGGACAGGCCCGGCTACTTTCAGGCCGGCCAGGGCGGCACCCTGTTTCTCGATGAAATCGGCGATCTGCCGCTGGCCATGCAAGCCAAGCTACTGCGCGCCATACAGGAGCGCAAGGTTCGCCCTCTGGGCAGCACCCAGGAGGAAGCAGTGGACGTGCGCATCGTCAGCGCCACCCACCGTGATCTGGCTGCCGATGTGCAAAGCGGGCGCTTTCGCCAGGATTTGTACTACCGGCTCAATGTGATCGAGATTGCGTTACCGCCGCTGCGCGAGCGCCGCGAAGACCTGCCGGCCCTGTGCCGCACCCTGCTGACAAGGCTGGCCCGCGAATCCCAGATGCCCGAGCCCGAGCTGGATGCCACCAGCCTGGCCCAGATCGCCCAGCTTCCCTTGCCGGGCAATGTGCGCGAACTGGAGAACGTGCTGCACCGAGCCATCGCCCTGGGCGACGAAGGGCCGCTGCGCATTCCCGAGCAAGCCTTGGCCGCTGCAGCAGCCGAAATGGCAATCGCCCTTGAGAAAAACGGTACACAGCCAGCCGCCAACGGCTTCACCCCGCCACCGCCACCACCGGGCGTGACCACCGCCGCGCCCCTTACCTCGCCTGAACCCGCATCCGACGACCTGCCTGACGATCTGCAGTCGTGGCTGGACAACCAGGAGCGCGCTATTTTGGAGCGCGCCTTGCAGGACCACGGCTTCAACCGCACGGCCACGGCCGCCAAACTGGGCATCAGCCTGAGACAAATCCGCTACCGCATCGAGCGTCTGGGCATCAGCTTGCCCGGCGATGGCACACGCGGCGACTCCGAAAGCCCGGACCATGACCGCAGCAATCCATAA
- the ampD gene encoding 1,6-anhydro-N-acetylmuramyl-L-alanine amidase AmpD produces MTAAIHKSSPGCWKKGWLDSARHLPSPNYGLRPPGADIDLVVLHSISLPPGQYGTGAVQQLFTNQLDWDAHPYYQGIRGLEVSSHFFITRLGEIWQFVSCDDRAWHAGVSQWRGRERCNDDSIGIELEGLEGLTFEAAQYQALDRLCQAIGAHYPVRHIAGHEHIAPGRKQDPGSGFDWQRLRQSLHAGHATSVWEFPSLV; encoded by the coding sequence ATGACCGCAGCAATCCATAAGTCCTCGCCCGGCTGCTGGAAAAAAGGCTGGCTAGACAGCGCTCGCCACCTGCCTTCACCCAACTACGGCTTGCGCCCGCCGGGGGCCGATATTGATCTGGTGGTGCTGCACTCGATCAGCCTGCCTCCCGGCCAGTACGGCACAGGCGCCGTGCAGCAGCTCTTCACCAACCAGCTCGACTGGGACGCCCACCCTTACTACCAGGGCATTCGCGGCCTGGAAGTGTCCTCGCACTTCTTTATTACCCGGCTTGGCGAGATCTGGCAGTTCGTCAGCTGCGACGACCGTGCCTGGCACGCAGGCGTTTCTCAATGGCGCGGGCGCGAGCGCTGCAACGACGACTCCATCGGCATAGAGCTGGAGGGCCTGGAAGGCCTGACGTTTGAAGCTGCACAGTACCAGGCCCTGGATCGCCTGTGCCAGGCCATAGGCGCGCACTACCCCGTGCGCCATATCGCCGGCCACGAGCACATAGCCCCGGGCCGCAAACAGGATCCGGGCAGCGGCTTTGACTGGCAGAGATTGCGGCAAAGCTTGCATGCAGGCCACGCGACCAGTGTCTGGGAATTCCCCTCCCTGGTCTGA
- a CDS encoding ribonucleoside-diphosphate reductase subunit alpha, protein MQEVLNPLSSAAQTGAANASFATADNYQIIRRNGDVVPFAPQKIAIALTKAFLAVRGAQGAASASVRDTVNELTEAVVRALLRSRPEGGTFHIEDIQDQVELGLMRGGHHDVARAYVLYRDRRNQERAEQKKAAEAAAIAAAAPAPSLHVMDNGQRVPLDQQRMLALIESACRNLNADIQAAPIVAETLRNLYDGVPLAEVYKASILAARTLIEKDPDYTYVTARLLLHTIVREVMGRDVQPEEMPAAYAEYFPGFVQNGVDNELLNPELLQYDLPRLGAALKAERDQQFDYLGLQTLYDRYFLHVRKTRIELPQSFFMRVAMGLALNEQDRNARAIEFYELLSSFDFMSSTPTLFNSGTLRSQLSSCYLTTVPDDLGGIYDAIKENALLSKFAGGLGNDWTRVRSLGARIKGTNGESQGVVPFLKVVNDTAVAVNQGGKRKGAVCTYLESWHLDIEEFLELRKNTGDDRRRTHDMNTANWIPDLFMKRVLEKGQWTLFSPSDVPDLHDLFGAEFEKAYTAYEAKAAKGELKLHKTVPATDMWRKMLSMLFETGHPWITFKDPCNIRSPQQHVGVVHSSNLCTEITLNTSDTETAVCNLGSVNLVQHIKDGKLDHDKLRKTVTTAMRMLDNVIDINYYAVQKAKDSNLRHRPVGLGLMGFQDSLYEMRTAYASDGAVEFADQAMEAICYYAYWASTELSKERGTYSTFKGSLWDQGILPLDTLNLLEKARGGYVEVDRSAQLDWDALRAKIAKDGMRNSNCVAIAPTATISNIVGVDASIEPSFGNLSVKSNLSGEFTVINQYLVRDLKRLGLWDDVMVMDLKHFDGSLRAIDRVPEEIKSLYATAFEVEPQWLVEAAARRQKWIDQAQSLNIYMAGASGKKLNDTYMLAWQRGLKTTYYLRTTSATQIEKSTVQSRTLNAVSSAAPAAAPAAKPAVSALEAAAAAARAQAPATDIKFCAIDDPGCEACQ, encoded by the coding sequence ATGCAAGAAGTGCTGAATCCCCTGTCTTCTGCCGCGCAAACTGGCGCCGCAAACGCATCCTTTGCGACTGCTGACAACTACCAAATCATTCGCCGCAATGGCGACGTAGTGCCTTTTGCCCCCCAGAAGATCGCCATCGCCCTGACCAAGGCCTTCCTGGCCGTGCGCGGTGCCCAGGGAGCTGCATCCGCCAGCGTGCGCGACACCGTCAATGAATTGACCGAAGCCGTGGTGCGTGCCCTGCTGCGTTCGCGCCCCGAAGGCGGCACCTTCCATATCGAAGACATTCAGGATCAGGTCGAGCTGGGCTTGATGCGCGGTGGTCACCACGATGTGGCCCGCGCCTATGTGCTGTACCGCGATCGCCGCAACCAGGAACGTGCCGAGCAAAAGAAGGCTGCCGAAGCTGCTGCCATTGCCGCTGCCGCTCCCGCACCCTCGCTGCATGTGATGGACAACGGCCAGCGCGTGCCCCTGGACCAGCAGCGCATGCTGGCGCTGATCGAGTCGGCCTGCCGCAACCTCAATGCTGACATCCAGGCTGCCCCCATCGTCGCCGAGACGCTGCGCAACCTCTATGACGGCGTGCCCCTGGCCGAGGTGTACAAGGCCTCCATCCTCGCAGCCCGCACGCTGATCGAGAAAGACCCCGACTACACCTACGTCACCGCCCGCCTGCTGCTGCACACCATCGTGCGCGAAGTCATGGGCCGCGACGTGCAACCCGAGGAAATGCCAGCGGCCTATGCCGAGTACTTCCCCGGCTTTGTGCAAAACGGCGTGGACAACGAGCTGCTCAACCCCGAGCTGCTCCAGTACGACCTGCCCCGCCTGGGCGCTGCCCTGAAGGCCGAGCGCGACCAGCAGTTCGACTACCTGGGTCTGCAGACGCTGTATGACCGCTACTTCCTGCACGTCCGCAAGACACGCATCGAGCTGCCTCAGTCCTTCTTCATGCGCGTAGCCATGGGCCTGGCGCTCAATGAACAGGATCGCAACGCCCGCGCCATCGAGTTCTATGAACTGCTGAGCTCCTTCGACTTCATGTCGTCCACGCCCACGCTGTTCAACAGCGGCACGCTGCGCTCGCAGCTGTCGAGCTGCTATCTGACCACCGTGCCCGACGACCTGGGCGGCATTTACGACGCCATCAAGGAAAACGCTCTGCTGTCCAAGTTTGCCGGCGGCCTGGGCAATGACTGGACGCGCGTGCGTTCTCTGGGTGCCCGCATCAAGGGCACCAACGGCGAATCGCAAGGCGTGGTCCCCTTCCTGAAGGTTGTCAACGACACGGCCGTGGCCGTGAACCAGGGCGGCAAGCGCAAGGGCGCCGTCTGCACCTACCTGGAATCGTGGCACCTGGACATCGAAGAATTCCTGGAACTGCGCAAGAACACCGGCGATGACCGCCGCCGTACCCACGACATGAACACGGCCAACTGGATTCCAGACCTGTTCATGAAGCGCGTGTTGGAAAAAGGCCAGTGGACCCTGTTCTCGCCTTCCGACGTTCCCGATCTGCACGACCTGTTCGGCGCCGAGTTCGAAAAGGCTTACACCGCCTACGAAGCCAAGGCCGCCAAGGGCGAGCTCAAGCTGCACAAGACGGTTCCTGCCACCGACATGTGGCGCAAGATGCTCTCGATGCTGTTCGAGACCGGCCACCCCTGGATCACCTTCAAGGACCCTTGCAACATCCGCTCGCCCCAGCAGCACGTGGGCGTGGTGCACTCGTCCAATCTGTGCACCGAGATCACACTGAACACCAGCGACACCGAAACTGCGGTCTGCAACCTGGGCTCCGTGAATCTGGTTCAGCACATCAAGGACGGCAAGCTCGACCATGACAAGCTGCGCAAGACCGTGACCACGGCCATGCGCATGCTCGACAACGTGATCGACATCAACTACTACGCCGTGCAAAAGGCCAAGGACTCCAATCTGCGCCACCGCCCCGTGGGCCTGGGCCTGATGGGCTTCCAGGACTCGCTGTACGAAATGCGCACGGCCTATGCCAGCGACGGCGCTGTCGAGTTTGCCGACCAGGCCATGGAAGCGATCTGCTACTACGCTTACTGGGCTTCGACCGAGCTGTCCAAGGAGCGCGGCACTTACTCTACCTTCAAGGGCTCGCTGTGGGATCAGGGCATCCTGCCTCTGGACACTCTGAACCTGCTGGAAAAAGCCCGCGGCGGCTATGTGGAAGTGGACCGTTCGGCTCAGCTGGACTGGGACGCTCTGCGCGCCAAGATCGCCAAGGACGGCATGCGCAACAGCAACTGCGTGGCGATTGCGCCTACGGCCACCATCTCCAACATCGTGGGCGTGGATGCGTCGATCGAGCCTTCGTTCGGCAACCTGTCCGTGAAGTCCAACCTGTCCGGCGAATTCACCGTCATCAACCAGTATCTGGTGCGTGACCTGAAGCGCCTGGGCCTGTGGGATGACGTCATGGTCATGGACCTCAAGCACTTTGACGGCTCTCTGCGCGCCATCGACCGCGTGCCCGAAGAGATCAAGAGCCTGTACGCCACCGCGTTTGAAGTGGAACCCCAATGGCTGGTGGAAGCCGCTGCACGCCGCCAGAAGTGGATTGACCAGGCCCAGAGCCTGAACATCTACATGGCCGGCGCATCGGGCAAGAAGCTCAACGACACGTACATGCTGGCATGGCAGCGTGGTCTCAAGACCACCTACTATCTGCGCACCACCAGCGCGACCCAGATTGAAAAATCGACGGTTCAAAGCCGCACGCTGAATGCCGTGTCCTCTGCCGCTCCGGCAGCTGCCCCCGCAGCCAAGCCCGCAGTGAGCGCACTGGAAGCGGCCGCTGCCGCTGCCCGTGCCCAGGCGCCTGCCACGGACATCAAGTTCTGCGCGATTGACGACCCAGGCTGCGAAGCCTGCCAGTAA
- a CDS encoding ribonucleotide-diphosphate reductase subunit beta — protein sequence MLSFDDDTFAPSAASAEAGTSTSTHKRVNAADKRIINAKTDVNQLVPFKYKWAWEKYLATCANHWMPQEVNMTRDIALWKDPNGLTEDERRIVKRNLGFFVTADSLAANNIVLGTYRHITAPECRQFLLRQAFEEAIHTHAYQYIVESLGLDESEIFNAYNEVKSIRDKDEFLIPYIEAIMDPNFNTGTPENDQTLLKSLIVFACLMEGLFFYVGFTQILALGRQNKMTGAAEQYQYILRDESMHCNFGIDLINQLKLENPHLWTAEFKQEINALFRKAVELEYQYAEDTMPRGVLGMNASMFKGYLRYIANRRATQIGLEELFPGEENPFPWMSEMIDLKKERNFFETRVIEYQTGGALSWD from the coding sequence ATGCTGTCTTTTGACGACGACACCTTTGCCCCTTCCGCTGCCAGCGCCGAAGCCGGCACGTCCACCAGTACCCACAAGCGTGTGAATGCTGCCGACAAGCGCATCATCAACGCCAAGACCGATGTGAACCAGCTGGTTCCGTTCAAGTACAAGTGGGCCTGGGAAAAGTATCTGGCCACCTGCGCCAACCACTGGATGCCCCAGGAAGTGAACATGACGCGCGACATCGCGTTGTGGAAGGACCCCAATGGCTTGACCGAAGACGAGCGCCGCATCGTCAAGCGCAACCTCGGCTTTTTCGTGACGGCCGATTCCCTGGCCGCCAACAACATCGTGCTGGGCACCTACCGCCACATCACGGCGCCCGAATGCCGCCAGTTCCTGCTGCGCCAGGCCTTTGAAGAAGCCATCCACACCCACGCCTACCAGTACATCGTGGAATCGCTGGGCCTGGATGAATCGGAAATCTTCAACGCCTACAACGAAGTCAAATCCATTCGTGACAAGGACGAGTTCCTGATCCCTTACATCGAGGCGATCATGGACCCCAACTTCAACACCGGCACGCCCGAAAACGACCAGACCCTGCTCAAGAGCCTGATCGTCTTTGCTTGCCTGATGGAAGGTCTGTTCTTCTACGTGGGCTTCACGCAAATTCTGGCCCTGGGTCGCCAGAACAAGATGACGGGTGCGGCCGAGCAGTACCAATACATCCTGCGCGACGAATCCATGCACTGCAATTTCGGCATCGATTTGATCAACCAGCTCAAGCTCGAAAATCCGCACCTGTGGACTGCCGAGTTCAAGCAGGAAATCAATGCGCTGTTCCGCAAGGCTGTGGAGCTCGAATATCAGTACGCAGAAGACACCATGCCACGCGGCGTGCTCGGCATGAATGCGTCGATGTTCAAGGGCTATCTGCGCTACATCGCCAACCGTCGCGCCACACAAATTGGTTTGGAAGAACTCTTCCCTGGCGAAGAAAATCCCTTCCCCTGGATGAGCGAAATGATCGATTTGAAGAAAGAACGTAACTTCTTTGAGACACGAGTGATCGAGTATCAGACCGGAGGCGCACTTTCTTGGGATTAA
- a CDS encoding carbohydrate kinase family protein yields MAALICGSLAFDNIMTFEGRFADQILPDQLHILNVSFLVPTLRRDFGGCAGNIAYSLKLLGGDAWPMAMVGSDGAGYVQHFKDLGIETAHVGQLQSTHTAQCMIMTDRDNNQITAFHPGAMMQAHENCITPAMAAQAKVGIVAPDGRQAMVEHAAQFKAAGIPFVFDPGQGLPMFNGEELKAFIEQADWVAVNDYEGKMLSERTGWSFAELSCKVRGLIVTLGAEGCEVWVQGEKTLVAPVKPAAVVDPTGCGDAWRGALLFGLERGWDLVRCAELGNRMGALKIAHRGPQNYVLDFQP; encoded by the coding sequence ATGGCCGCTTTGATCTGCGGATCGCTGGCATTCGACAACATCATGACCTTTGAAGGTCGTTTTGCGGACCAGATTCTTCCCGACCAACTGCACATTCTGAATGTGTCGTTTCTGGTGCCTACCTTGCGCCGCGACTTTGGCGGATGCGCCGGAAACATTGCCTACAGCCTGAAGCTGCTGGGTGGCGATGCCTGGCCCATGGCCATGGTGGGCAGCGATGGTGCCGGCTATGTGCAGCACTTCAAGGATCTGGGGATTGAAACCGCCCATGTGGGTCAGTTGCAGAGCACGCACACGGCCCAGTGCATGATCATGACCGACCGCGACAACAACCAGATCACGGCCTTCCATCCCGGCGCCATGATGCAGGCGCATGAGAACTGCATCACGCCCGCCATGGCCGCTCAGGCCAAGGTCGGCATTGTGGCGCCTGACGGCCGCCAGGCCATGGTGGAACACGCTGCCCAGTTCAAGGCGGCAGGCATTCCCTTTGTCTTTGATCCAGGCCAGGGCCTGCCTATGTTCAACGGCGAGGAACTCAAGGCCTTCATCGAGCAGGCCGACTGGGTTGCGGTCAACGACTATGAAGGCAAGATGCTCAGCGAGCGCACGGGCTGGAGTTTTGCGGAACTCTCCTGCAAGGTGCGCGGCCTGATCGTGACGCTGGGCGCCGAAGGCTGTGAGGTCTGGGTGCAGGGCGAGAAAACGCTGGTAGCCCCCGTCAAGCCTGCTGCCGTGGTGGACCCCACGGGCTGCGGCGATGCATGGCGCGGAGCCCTGTTGTTTGGCCTGGAGCGCGGCTGGGATCTGGTGCGCTGCGCCGAACTGGGCAACCGCATGGGCGCGCTGAAAATTGCGCACCGTGGCCCGCAAAACTATGTGCTGGACTTTCAGCCCTGA
- a CDS encoding zinc-ribbon and DUF3426 domain-containing protein, with the protein MSQVTRCPSCETRFKVVADQLRISQGWVRCGVCQNVFDACEDLQAWDESALPAPLNAQQVEPQQLAAEAGVASHAQADEQADVRAVAIEDIASSAHQEKALSEFDSEPESAKTETLEVAAPDELHASVPDAAAVPKPEVHAETHATVPTQHPQASSEPLPGDQAQLETSIAVAPGAADVPGEADALSDRGEAASDDMPKPADDQDAAAVASNSDASDPAVVADAALVQLPATVDDRGAADTDDERDASVDTALSLDATEPGFVRQARRQAFWHSAAVRAALLLGSLLAVAALVAQYAWQQRDALAVQYPALRPSLGVLCKAAGCQLQPRREIADVVISSSGFKQLANAGTNTYQWSLSLENRSAVAVAMPMTELTLTDAQDKPLLRRVIDLQPLGAPLQLLPGQEWSASISVQVQPLSAPVAGYRALVFYP; encoded by the coding sequence ATGAGCCAAGTCACACGCTGCCCTTCTTGCGAAACCCGTTTCAAAGTGGTCGCCGACCAGCTGCGAATTTCGCAAGGCTGGGTGCGCTGCGGTGTTTGCCAGAACGTTTTTGATGCCTGCGAAGATTTGCAGGCATGGGACGAATCCGCGCTGCCCGCGCCGCTGAATGCCCAGCAGGTCGAGCCTCAACAGCTGGCTGCTGAGGCTGGTGTTGCATCACATGCACAAGCGGATGAGCAGGCGGATGTGCGGGCGGTTGCTATTGAAGATATAGCTTCAAGCGCACATCAGGAAAAGGCTTTATCGGAGTTTGACTCCGAGCCTGAGAGCGCAAAGACCGAGACTCTTGAAGTCGCGGCGCCTGATGAGCTTCATGCATCTGTGCCCGATGCAGCAGCCGTGCCGAAGCCCGAGGTCCATGCCGAGACGCATGCCACTGTACCAACGCAGCACCCGCAGGCGTCTTCCGAGCCTTTGCCTGGGGATCAGGCCCAGCTTGAAACATCGATAGCCGTGGCACCCGGTGCGGCGGACGTCCCCGGCGAGGCGGATGCCTTGTCGGACAGGGGTGAAGCCGCCAGCGACGATATGCCGAAGCCGGCAGATGACCAGGATGCAGCAGCTGTGGCCTCTAATTCTGATGCTTCTGATCCCGCTGTTGTTGCCGATGCGGCATTGGTGCAACTACCAGCCACAGTGGATGATCGTGGCGCTGCAGATACGGATGACGAGCGCGATGCGTCCGTCGATACCGCCCTATCGCTTGATGCGACAGAGCCGGGCTTTGTGCGTCAGGCACGCCGGCAGGCTTTCTGGCACAGCGCGGCGGTGCGCGCGGCCTTGCTGTTGGGCTCTTTGCTGGCCGTTGCGGCACTGGTGGCTCAATATGCATGGCAGCAGCGTGATGCGCTGGCTGTGCAGTATCCGGCGCTGCGTCCGTCGCTTGGCGTGTTGTGCAAGGCCGCAGGCTGCCAGCTCCAACCCAGGCGCGAGATTGCCGATGTCGTCATCAGCAGCTCGGGCTTCAAACAGCTGGCGAACGCCGGCACCAACACATACCAGTGGAGCCTGAGCCTGGAAAACCGCTCCGCAGTGGCGGTGGCCATGCCCATGACCGAGCTGACACTGACCGATGCCCAGGACAAGCCGCTGCTGCGGCGTGTGATTGATCTGCAGCCGCTGGGTGCGCCCCTGCAATTGCTACCAGGCCAGGAATGGAGTGCGAGCATCTCTGTGCAAGTGCAGCCTCTGTCGGCCCCCGTGGCTGGCTATCGTGCCCTGGTTTTTTATCCCTGA